The following are encoded in a window of Castanea sativa cultivar Marrone di Chiusa Pesio chromosome 5, ASM4071231v1 genomic DNA:
- the LOC142635859 gene encoding uncharacterized protein LOC142635859 has protein sequence MDAIKLYSTFRGVLVKFKKNDKVRVRVKCTDSCLFKLYCGKMKDEDTLIVKKLNQEHNCGRQFRNRFASSNWLGKHLVDDVRSDPNVKMSVIKDRVVNKFKVHISRYQASRAKGRAKELVHRTFTKQYAQLGDYCEELLRSNLRSTILISTNRPQPHLQPKFERLYVCLDACKRGFLAVCRPFIGVDGCHLKETKDSWTWFMKRLLDDIGSLRAEGWTFMSDQQKGLTQMFDELMPGVDHRFCVRHLYNNFSKDYKGKLLKDRIWATARATNMSEFQFEMGKIKKLNTKAWEWDKPIITMLEEIRLHLMAYYIKKKEKMARYHGPICPRIQNKLKTEKVNSTNWVPVWCGDSNESKFEVSKLPDKYVVYIKRTCSCGSWDLTGIPCAHSIAALGYIGHTIEDYVHHCYSMESLTQTYGSCVYPINGPKLWPQSGRETILPPKKIRQGGRPKKKEFGELNNPYKMKRRIDHVKCSQCGKIGHNKRRCTPATNKSATQASKQQRVREPNVTTQSLEDHNHGASSSHVEPTNEAVHPSQTSHEAHANQHNEKRPIRKGKTTTQSQPASQCEGVHRIQPASQVRHKEVTRSYNFGVSTKTMVAASETSRRITKFYMNAQLQK, from the exons ATGGATGCTATCaaactctactctactttcAGAGGGGTTCtagtaaagtttaaaaaaaatgacaaagtaAGGGTAAGAGTAAAATGCACAGATAGTTGTCTTTTCAAGTTGTATTGTGGAAAGATGAAAGATGAAGATACTTTGATAGTGAAGAAATTGAACCAAGAACATAATTGTGGGAGGCAATTTAGGAATAGATTTGCATCTTCAAATTGGCTTGGGAAGCATCTGGTGGATGATGTGAGGAGTGACCCAAATGTGAAGATGTCTGTTATTAAAGACCGAGTTGTAAATAAGTTTAAGGTTCATATTAGTAGGTATCAAGCATCTAGAGCAAAAGGTAGGGCTAAAGAATTAGTGCACAGAACTTTTACAAAACAATATGCCCAGTTGGGGGATTATTGTGAAGAATTGTTGAGAAGCAACCTTAGGTCTACTATACTAATCTCTACCAATAGACCTCAACCACACTTGCAACCAAAATTTGAGAGATTATATGTATGTTTGGATGCTTGTAAGAGAGGCTTTTTAGCTGTTTGTAGGCCTTTCATTGGTGTTGATGGATGTCATTTGAAGG AAACAAAGGACTCATGGACATGGTTCATGAAAAGGTTGCTTGATGATATTGGAAGTTTAAGGGCTGAAGGGTGGACCTTCATGTCTGACCAGCAAAAG GGATTAACACAAATGTTTGATGAGCTCATGCCAGGTGTAGACCATCGATTTTGTGTTCGACatctatataataattttagtaaGGATTATAAAGGTAAGCTACTAAAGGATCGCATATGGGCAACTGCTAGAGCCACTAACATGTCTGAGTTTCAGTTTGAAATGGGGAAGATCAAGAAGTTAAACACAAAGGCATGGGAATG GGATAAACCAATAATCACTATGTTGGAGGAGATTAGATTGCATCTAATGGCTTATTATAttaagaagaaggagaaaatgGCAAGGTATCATGGTCCTATTTGTCCTAGAATCCAGAACAAGTTAAAGACTGAAAAAGTTAATAGTACAAATTGGGTTCCAGTTTGGTGTGGGGATAGTAATGAGTCAAAGTTTGAAGTATCAAAATTGCCTGACAAGTATGTAGTTTACATAAAGCGTACATGCTCATGTGGATCATGGGACCTAACTGGGATTCCTTGTGCACATTCTATAGCTGCATTGGGATATATAGGTCACACGATTGAAGATTATGTGCATCATTGCTATAGTATGGAGTCCTTAACCCAGACATATGGGTCATGTGTATACCCTATTAATGGTCCCAAGTTGTGGCCACAAAGTGGTAGAGAAACCATACTCCCTCCTAAAAAAATAAGACAAGGGGGTAGGCCTAAAAAGAAGGAATTTGGTGAACTAAACAATCCATATAAGATGAAGAGAAGAATTGACCATGTTAAATGCAGCCAATGTGGGAAAATAGGCCATAACAAGAGGAGGTGCACTCCTGCTACAAATAAATCAGCAACTCAAGCCAGCAAACAACAAAGA GTAAGAGAGCCAAATGTAACAACTCAGAGTTTGGAAGATCATAATCATGGGGCATCTTCAAGCCATGTAGAACCTACTAATGAGGCAGTACATCCATCACAAACAAGCCATGAAGCACATGCAAATCAACACAATGAAAAACGACCT ATTAGGAAAGGAAAAACCACAACACAAAGTCAGCCAGCATCCCAATGTGAAGGAGTGCATCGAATTCAACCAGCATCTCAG GTTAGACACAAAGAAGTTACAAGAAGTTACAATTTTGGAGTGTCAACAAAGACAATGGTTGCTGCAAGTGAGACATCCAGAAGAATTACAAAGTTTTATATGAATGCACAATTGCAGAAGTGA